The sequence GAGAGCGGTTTCTTCTTAGAAATCGTTCAGGTTCGTAAGCTTTAAGAACACCTGTTTTTGGTCTTTTCAAACGAGCGTGCTGACTTTTGGTATCTTTTGGTCATTCAAAAGTACAAGAAAATATTTTAGGTACTTTTCAAAAAGTAAAAATTACTTTAGTTTATCACTTAAATATCTATCAAGCTCTTCTATTTTTATTCGATCCTGCTTCATTGTATCTCTATCACGAACAGTTACCGCATTATCTTTTAAAGTTTCAAAGTCTATGGTAACACAATAAGGTGTGCCAATTTCATCTTGCCGTCTGTATCTCTTCCCTATTGATTGAGTTTCATCATAATCGCAAACAAAATTCTTCTTTAAAAGATCGAAAATTTCTTTTGCTTTAGGAGACAACTCAGGATTCTTTGACAGTGGTAGAATCGCTATTTTGTATGGTGCTAACTCCTTTTTGAATCTCAATACTACCCTCTTCTCTTTTTTGCCGTTTGCTGATTCAATTTCTTCTTCGTCATAAGCCGACAACAATACAGCAAGAATAGTTCTATCCACTCCAAATGTCGGTTCAATAACATGAGGAATATATTTTTCTTGGGTTATAGGATCAGTATAAGACATATCAACCCCTGAATATTTTTGATGACGAGATAAATCGTAATCAGTTCTGTAAGCAATAGCCCACATTTCACTTGCGCCAAAGGGATAGTCATAATAAAGATCTATTGTTTTTTTGGAATAATGAGCTCTCTTCTCTGCTAGAAGATCATTCTCATGAATATTTTTTTTAGCTATCCCAATCTTTTCACTAAACTTATAAATATGAGAAAGCCAATCATTAAATATCGTCTCCCAGTCCGTCTTAGGGTTTATGAAATATTCCAGTTCAGCTATTTCAAACTCTCTAGTCCTAAAAATATAATTACCGGTGGTAATTTCATTTCTGAATGATTTACCTATTTGACCAACCCCAAAAGGAATTCTTTTTCTAGTACTTTCCAAGATCATCTTAAAATCAATAAATATCCCTTGGGCTGTCTCTCCCCTAAGATAAGCAACTGATCTATCTTCCTCCAAAGGACCTACAAAAGTTCTGAACAAGTTATTGAAAGGCCTAGCGCTTGTCCATTCCATTGAATTACAACTAGGACACTTAACATTTGATTCTTTAATGGCTGCATCAATTTGCTCAG is a genomic window of bacterium CG_4_10_14_0_2_um_filter_33_32 containing:
- a CDS encoding glycine--tRNA ligase; the protein is MTKVTMEKIQSLAKQRGFIFPSSEIYGGFANTWDYGPLGVELKNNIKNSWWKHFVHDREDMVGLDSAIILNPKVWEASGHVEEFADLLIDCKQCKVRLRADHVVEEQTGKNVEGLKPEQIDAAIKESNVKCPSCNSMEWTSARPFNNLFRTFVGPLEEDRSVAYLRGETAQGIFIDFKMILESTRKRIPFGVGQIGKSFRNEITTGNYIFRTREFEIAELEYFINPKTDWETIFNDWLSHIYKFSEKIGIAKKNIHENDLLAEKRAHYSKKTIDLYYDYPFGASEMWAIAYRTDYDLSRHQKYSGVDMSYTDPITQEKYIPHVIEPTFGVDRTILAVLLSAYDEEEIESANGKKEKRVVLRFKKELAPYKIAILPLSKNPELSPKAKEIFDLLKKNFVCDYDETQSIGKRYRRQDEIGTPYCVTIDFETLKDNAVTVRDRDTMKQDRIKIEELDRYLSDKLK